The Oncorhynchus tshawytscha isolate Ot180627B linkage group LG18, Otsh_v2.0, whole genome shotgun sequence genome has a window encoding:
- the cebpz gene encoding CCAAT/enhancer-binding protein zeta isoform X1: protein MAPKGKNRKALAKTHFVNVKDEFENDNDGDEEEEINGDGPQPDDEFNLDEVLRLGGTRADFALLDAIIDENELIDGGKKGAIDDLEPGELETFITKLGIRSYKDQQIIPDEPTEEEKAEASQKESKKADAKKAKSGDQKPKPEPKGKDLPATSTVETKNKKNKETAKTSVPATGKKAKLNANVFEFQPRQLLLIKPGGKWFDLEYTAEGTSNPQDESQVSQYKALAIKLFEAETGLYKSKKNMQKGANSAWMKNVVSAGTLADRMAAMTVLIQDAPVQSIEHVENLVSMVKKKGSRRQGLMALDTLRELFMSDLLPVNRKLRTFAQHPFDKLEQKASGNKDARDRRLVLWYFEHLLKYHVAEFVVALDELAHDTVATTKAKSLATAHELLLNRPEQERALLIQVVNKLGDPEYKTAAKASYLLETLLHKHPNMKAVVCSEVERLMFRPNINLKAQYYAVCFLNQVLLSHDEAELASKLISIYFSFFRACIKKKDVESKMLSALLSGVNRAYPYAKAGDEKVKEQLDTLFKVVHLAKFNTAVQALMLLFQVMDSQQIVSDRYYVALYRKLMDPGLTLCSRQSMFLNLLYKSLKADIVLRRVKGFVKRLLQVSCEQNPTFACGALFLVSEVMKAKPGLKLLLQECGDGEEENFKDLKEEEDDEERFVDSDKVEEGQREIIPKPTASSWVHHQNIEGGKSMDTYDPLHRNPLFCGADHTTLWELQRLSAHFHPSVSLFAKTILQGEFINYTGDPLQDFTLSKFLDRFVFRNPKQLKGKQNTDATVMQPKQKLTMNNIHNLPVNCEGFLSNKESQIPVDEVFFYRFFKKREAEKALRRPRGDGDNESVEDVDDDEFETLLDSYEGDSYFTDLPIDETDLDFAGNVKTKSKKGKKGGDENESDLDDDLDGDLDDEEVSLGSMDEEDFGDELEEEGGAFMDPAGEDDDEEVPELDDGDFAFGDSDDEMEVPNITPGSKKSKRKASEDLTHTGSLGSKPGKKHKGKKDTAMFASAEEFGFMLDENAGSKFDNIGMNAMANKDKAGVRQLKWEAQRDDWVRGRDVKTLRKKKAMFNKKKQFGKPPFGKSRAGKNTFKK, encoded by the exons ATGGCACCGAAAGGAAAGAACCGTAAGGCATTAGCCAAAACACATTTTGTAAATGTAAAGGACGAGTTTGAAAATGACAACGATGGAGATGAGGAAGAAGAAATCAATGGAGATGGTCCTCAACCGGACGACGAATTTAATTTGGACGAGGTTTTACGTTTGGGTGGAACCCGA GCTGACTTTGCCCTGCTTGACGCCATCATTGATGAGAACGAGCTGATCGACGGTGGAAAGAAAGGAGccatagatgacctggaacctgGCGAGTTGGAGACATTCATCACCAAGCTGGGCATCCGCTCATACAAAGACCAACAGATTATCCCAGATGAGcctacagaggaagagaaggcagAGGCGAGCCAAAAGGAGAGCAAAAAGGCTGATGCCAAGAAAGCCAAGTCAGGTGATCAGAAGCCCAAACCAGAGCCTAAAGGCAAGGACCTGCCTGCCACATCTACAGTGGAGACAAAGAATAAGAAAAATAAAGAGACTGCAAAAACCAGCGTCCCAGCCACTGGAAAGAAAGCTAAACTAAATGCTAACGTATTTGAGTTTCAGCCGAGGCAGCTGCTTCTGATCAAACCAGGTGGCAAGTGGTTTGACCTGGAGTACACTGCAGAGGGTACCTCTAACCCACAGGATGAGTCTCAAGTCTCCCAGTACAAGGCCCTGGCTATAAAGCTGTTTGAGGCTGAGACAGGGCTCTACAAGAGCAAGAAGAACATGCAGAAGGGGGCCAACTCAGCCTGGATGAAAAATGTGGTCTCCGCAGGCACGCTGGCTGACAGGATGGCAGCCATGACAGTTCTGATCCAGGATGCCCCGGTACAGAGCATAGAGCATGTGGAGAACCTGGTCTCCATGGTGAAGAAGAAGGGTAGTCGCAGACAGGGGCTGATGGCTCTGGACACTCTCCGAGAGCTCTTCATGTCTGACCTGCTGCCAGTGAACCGCAAGCTCAGGACCTTCGCCCAGCATCCCTTTGACAAGCTGGAGCAGAAGGCGAGCGGGAACAAGGACGCGCGCGACCGCCGCCTCGTCCTGTGGTACTTTGAGCACCTTCTGAAGTACCATGTGGCCGAGTTCGTGGTGGCCCTGGACGAACTCGCCCACGACACGGTGGCAACCACCAAGGCCAAATCTCTGGCCACTGCCCACGAGCTGCTGCTCAACCGGCCCGAACAGGAGAGGGCCCTTCTCATCCAGGTGGTCAACAAGCTGGGAGACCCTGAGTACAAGACGGCAGCCAAGGCCTCGTACCTGCTGGAGACCCTGCTGCACAAGCACCCCAACATGAAGGCGGTGGTGTGCAGCGAGGTGGAGCGCCTCATGTTCAGGCCCAACATCAACCTGAAGGCCCAGTACTACGCCGTGTGCTTCCTCAACCAGGTGCTGCTGAGCCACGACGAGGCCGAGCTGGCCAGCAAACTCATCTCCATATACTTCTCCTTCTTCCGAGCCTGCATTAAGAAGAAGGATGTGGAGTCCAAGATGCTGAGCGCCCTGCTGTCGGGCGTGAACAGGGCCTATCCCTACGCCAAGGCCGGGGACGAGAAGGTGAAGGAGCAGCTGGACACGCtgtttaaagtagtgcacctgGCAAAGTTCAACACTGCCGTCCAGGCTCTCATGCTGCTCTTCCAGGTGATGGACTCTCAGCAGATCGTCTCAGACCGCTACTATGTGGCGCTCTACAG GAAGCTCATGGACCCAGGTCTGACTCTGTGCTCCAGGCAGAGTATGTTCCTCAACCTGCTGTACAAGTCTCTGAAGGCAGACATCGTCCTGCGGCGGGTCAAAGGCTTTGTGAAGAGGCTTCTGCAGGTCAGCTGTGAGCAGAACCCTACATTTGCCTGTGGGGCTCTCTTCCTTGTATCAGAGGTCATGAAGGCCAAACCAGGCCTCAAGCTGCTGCTGCAGGAGTGTGGG GATGGTGAAGAGGAGAATTTCAAAGATCTtaaggaagaagaggatgatgaggagAGGTTTGTAGATTCAGATAAGGTGGAGGAAGGACAGCGTGAGATCATTCCGAAGCCCACTGCATCGTCGTGGGTACATCACCAAAACATTGAAG GTGGGAAGAGTATGGATACCTACGACCCGTTACACAGAAACCCCCTATTCTGTGGGGCTGACCACACCACGTTATGGGAGCTGCAAAGG CTCTCTGCACATTTCCACCCATCAGTGTCACTGTTCGCCAAGACGATCCTACAG GGAGAGTTCATCAACTACACAGGAGACCCTCTCCAGGACTTCACTCTCAGCAAGTTCTTGGATCGCTTCGTCTTCAGGAATCCCAAGCAACTGAAGGGCAAAC AAAACACAGACGCTACAGTTATGCAGCCCAAACAGAAGCTGACCATGAATAACATCCACAATTTACCTG TGAACTGTGAGGGGTTCTTGTCCAATAAGGAGAGTCAGATTCCTGTGGATGAGGTCTTCTTCTATCG GTTCTTCAAGAAACGAGAAGCGGAGAAGGCACTGCGTCGGCCACGAGGAGATGGAGATAACGAGAGTGTGGAGGACGTGGACGATGATGAGTTTGAGACTCTGCTCG ATTCATACGAGGGAGACAGTTACTTCACTGACTTGCCAATTGATGAAACAGACCTGGACTTTGCAGG CAATGTTAAGACCAAATCTAAGAAGGGGAAGAAGGGTGGAGATGAGAATGAGTCAGACCTGGATGATGACTTGGATGGTGATCTGGATGATGAGGAGGTGTCCCTTGGCAGTATGGACGAGGAGGACTTTGGAGATGAactggaagaggagggaggggcctTCATGGACCCTGCTggggaggatgatgatgaggaag TTCCAGAACTTGATGATGGTGATTTTGCTTTTGGTG ATTCTGACGATGAGATGGAGGTTCCAAACATCACTCCAGGTTCTAAAAAGAGCAAGAGGAAGGCATCCGAGGATCTTACCCACACTGGGTCTCTAG GTTCCAAACCAGGGAAGAAACACAAAGGAAAGAAGGACACAGCCATGTTTGCATCTGCTGAAGAG TTTGGATTTATGTTGGATGAAAATGCTGGCTCAAAGTTTGACAACATCGGCATGAATGCCATGGCCAACAAAGACAAAGCAG GTGTCAGGCAGCTCAAGTGGGAGGCCCAGAGAGACGATTGGGTCCGAGGTAGAGATGTCAAGACCCTACGGAAGAAGAAGGCCATGTTTAACAAGAAGAAACAGTTTGGCAAGCCACCGTTTGGCAAATCAAGGGCTGGCAAAAATACTTTCAAGAAGTAG
- the cebpz gene encoding CCAAT/enhancer-binding protein zeta isoform X2 — protein sequence MAPKGKNRKALAKTHFVNVKDEFENDNDGDEEEEINGDGPQPDDEFNLDEVLRLGGTRADFALLDAIIDENELIDGGKKGAIDDLEPGELETFITKLGIRSYKDQQIIPDEPTEEEKAEASQKESKKADAKKAKSGDQKPKPEPKGKDLPATSTVETKNKKNKETAKTSVPATGKKAKLNANVFEFQPRQLLLIKPGGKWFDLEYTAEGTSNPQDESQVSQYKALAIKLFEAETGLYKSKKNMQKGANSAWMKNVVSAGTLADRMAAMTVLIQDAPVQSIEHVENLVSMVKKKGSRRQGLMALDTLRELFMSDLLPVNRKLRTFAQHPFDKLEQKASGNKDARDRRLVLWYFEHLLKYHVAEFVVALDELAHDTVATTKAKSLATAHELLLNRPEQERALLIQVVNKLGDPEYKTAAKASYLLETLLHKHPNMKAVVCSEVERLMFRPNINLKAQYYAVCFLNQVLLSHDEAELASKLISIYFSFFRACIKKKDVESKMLSALLSGVNRAYPYAKAGDEKVKEQLDTLFKVVHLAKFNTAVQALMLLFQVMDSQQIVSDRYYVALYRKLMDPGLTLCSRQSMFLNLLYKSLKADIVLRRVKGFVKRLLQVSCEQNPTFACGALFLVSEVMKAKPGLKLLLQECGDGEEENFKDLKEEEDDEERFVDSDKVEEGQREIIPKPTASSWVHHQNIEGGKSMDTYDPLHRNPLFCGADHTTLWELQRLSAHFHPSVSLFAKTILQGEFINYTGDPLQDFTLSKFLDRFVFRNPKQLKGKQNTDATVMQPKQKLTMNNIHNLPVNCEGFLSNKESQIPVDEVFFYRFFKKREAEKALRRPRGDGDNESVEDVDDDEFETLLDSYEGDSYFTDLPIDETDLDFAGNVKTKSKKGKKGGDENESDLDDDLDGDLDDEEVSLGSMDEEDFGDELEEEGGAFMDPAGEDDDEEVPELDDDSDDEMEVPNITPGSKKSKRKASEDLTHTGSLGSKPGKKHKGKKDTAMFASAEEFGFMLDENAGSKFDNIGMNAMANKDKAGVRQLKWEAQRDDWVRGRDVKTLRKKKAMFNKKKQFGKPPFGKSRAGKNTFKK from the exons ATGGCACCGAAAGGAAAGAACCGTAAGGCATTAGCCAAAACACATTTTGTAAATGTAAAGGACGAGTTTGAAAATGACAACGATGGAGATGAGGAAGAAGAAATCAATGGAGATGGTCCTCAACCGGACGACGAATTTAATTTGGACGAGGTTTTACGTTTGGGTGGAACCCGA GCTGACTTTGCCCTGCTTGACGCCATCATTGATGAGAACGAGCTGATCGACGGTGGAAAGAAAGGAGccatagatgacctggaacctgGCGAGTTGGAGACATTCATCACCAAGCTGGGCATCCGCTCATACAAAGACCAACAGATTATCCCAGATGAGcctacagaggaagagaaggcagAGGCGAGCCAAAAGGAGAGCAAAAAGGCTGATGCCAAGAAAGCCAAGTCAGGTGATCAGAAGCCCAAACCAGAGCCTAAAGGCAAGGACCTGCCTGCCACATCTACAGTGGAGACAAAGAATAAGAAAAATAAAGAGACTGCAAAAACCAGCGTCCCAGCCACTGGAAAGAAAGCTAAACTAAATGCTAACGTATTTGAGTTTCAGCCGAGGCAGCTGCTTCTGATCAAACCAGGTGGCAAGTGGTTTGACCTGGAGTACACTGCAGAGGGTACCTCTAACCCACAGGATGAGTCTCAAGTCTCCCAGTACAAGGCCCTGGCTATAAAGCTGTTTGAGGCTGAGACAGGGCTCTACAAGAGCAAGAAGAACATGCAGAAGGGGGCCAACTCAGCCTGGATGAAAAATGTGGTCTCCGCAGGCACGCTGGCTGACAGGATGGCAGCCATGACAGTTCTGATCCAGGATGCCCCGGTACAGAGCATAGAGCATGTGGAGAACCTGGTCTCCATGGTGAAGAAGAAGGGTAGTCGCAGACAGGGGCTGATGGCTCTGGACACTCTCCGAGAGCTCTTCATGTCTGACCTGCTGCCAGTGAACCGCAAGCTCAGGACCTTCGCCCAGCATCCCTTTGACAAGCTGGAGCAGAAGGCGAGCGGGAACAAGGACGCGCGCGACCGCCGCCTCGTCCTGTGGTACTTTGAGCACCTTCTGAAGTACCATGTGGCCGAGTTCGTGGTGGCCCTGGACGAACTCGCCCACGACACGGTGGCAACCACCAAGGCCAAATCTCTGGCCACTGCCCACGAGCTGCTGCTCAACCGGCCCGAACAGGAGAGGGCCCTTCTCATCCAGGTGGTCAACAAGCTGGGAGACCCTGAGTACAAGACGGCAGCCAAGGCCTCGTACCTGCTGGAGACCCTGCTGCACAAGCACCCCAACATGAAGGCGGTGGTGTGCAGCGAGGTGGAGCGCCTCATGTTCAGGCCCAACATCAACCTGAAGGCCCAGTACTACGCCGTGTGCTTCCTCAACCAGGTGCTGCTGAGCCACGACGAGGCCGAGCTGGCCAGCAAACTCATCTCCATATACTTCTCCTTCTTCCGAGCCTGCATTAAGAAGAAGGATGTGGAGTCCAAGATGCTGAGCGCCCTGCTGTCGGGCGTGAACAGGGCCTATCCCTACGCCAAGGCCGGGGACGAGAAGGTGAAGGAGCAGCTGGACACGCtgtttaaagtagtgcacctgGCAAAGTTCAACACTGCCGTCCAGGCTCTCATGCTGCTCTTCCAGGTGATGGACTCTCAGCAGATCGTCTCAGACCGCTACTATGTGGCGCTCTACAG GAAGCTCATGGACCCAGGTCTGACTCTGTGCTCCAGGCAGAGTATGTTCCTCAACCTGCTGTACAAGTCTCTGAAGGCAGACATCGTCCTGCGGCGGGTCAAAGGCTTTGTGAAGAGGCTTCTGCAGGTCAGCTGTGAGCAGAACCCTACATTTGCCTGTGGGGCTCTCTTCCTTGTATCAGAGGTCATGAAGGCCAAACCAGGCCTCAAGCTGCTGCTGCAGGAGTGTGGG GATGGTGAAGAGGAGAATTTCAAAGATCTtaaggaagaagaggatgatgaggagAGGTTTGTAGATTCAGATAAGGTGGAGGAAGGACAGCGTGAGATCATTCCGAAGCCCACTGCATCGTCGTGGGTACATCACCAAAACATTGAAG GTGGGAAGAGTATGGATACCTACGACCCGTTACACAGAAACCCCCTATTCTGTGGGGCTGACCACACCACGTTATGGGAGCTGCAAAGG CTCTCTGCACATTTCCACCCATCAGTGTCACTGTTCGCCAAGACGATCCTACAG GGAGAGTTCATCAACTACACAGGAGACCCTCTCCAGGACTTCACTCTCAGCAAGTTCTTGGATCGCTTCGTCTTCAGGAATCCCAAGCAACTGAAGGGCAAAC AAAACACAGACGCTACAGTTATGCAGCCCAAACAGAAGCTGACCATGAATAACATCCACAATTTACCTG TGAACTGTGAGGGGTTCTTGTCCAATAAGGAGAGTCAGATTCCTGTGGATGAGGTCTTCTTCTATCG GTTCTTCAAGAAACGAGAAGCGGAGAAGGCACTGCGTCGGCCACGAGGAGATGGAGATAACGAGAGTGTGGAGGACGTGGACGATGATGAGTTTGAGACTCTGCTCG ATTCATACGAGGGAGACAGTTACTTCACTGACTTGCCAATTGATGAAACAGACCTGGACTTTGCAGG CAATGTTAAGACCAAATCTAAGAAGGGGAAGAAGGGTGGAGATGAGAATGAGTCAGACCTGGATGATGACTTGGATGGTGATCTGGATGATGAGGAGGTGTCCCTTGGCAGTATGGACGAGGAGGACTTTGGAGATGAactggaagaggagggaggggcctTCATGGACCCTGCTggggaggatgatgatgaggaag TTCCAGAACTTGATGATG ATTCTGACGATGAGATGGAGGTTCCAAACATCACTCCAGGTTCTAAAAAGAGCAAGAGGAAGGCATCCGAGGATCTTACCCACACTGGGTCTCTAG GTTCCAAACCAGGGAAGAAACACAAAGGAAAGAAGGACACAGCCATGTTTGCATCTGCTGAAGAG TTTGGATTTATGTTGGATGAAAATGCTGGCTCAAAGTTTGACAACATCGGCATGAATGCCATGGCCAACAAAGACAAAGCAG GTGTCAGGCAGCTCAAGTGGGAGGCCCAGAGAGACGATTGGGTCCGAGGTAGAGATGTCAAGACCCTACGGAAGAAGAAGGCCATGTTTAACAAGAAGAAACAGTTTGGCAAGCCACCGTTTGGCAAATCAAGGGCTGGCAAAAATACTTTCAAGAAGTAG